The proteins below are encoded in one region of Engystomops pustulosus chromosome 8, aEngPut4.maternal, whole genome shotgun sequence:
- the LOC140075697 gene encoding serine protease 33-like, protein MRVGKHLGRDPIEVVHGVVAPVPTISDSAQARREMVRKRGRDSDDHRHSTIQRRHQRMTDGEFYVILGMVSLIGESTTKLIIPVKTIRVHPMYRGDGTSGDLALLELASPVTYNYNIQPICLPSPEQTFPDGMMCWVTGWGDTAEGVPLAFPYVLQEVELPLINASACDAMFKAVYNITNATAIVQDDMICAGYREGQKDGCQGDSGGPLACQLGSSWFLVGVVSWGDGCARPGEPGVYTKVSSFSSWIREITDLDATSGKRLNVTTINVETFSTKKPTAVAQRTSSAKYLYDASSQAGQRPHMMVTHLLLLRILDIV, encoded by the exons ATGAGGGTGGGCAAACATCTAGGAAGAGATCCCATTGAGGTGGTTCATGGCGTCGTAGCACCTGTTCCCACGAT CTCAGACAGTGCACAAGCCCGGAGGGAGATGGTAAGGAAACGTGGTAGGGACAGTGATGACCATAGACACTCTACAATCCAGCGGAGACACCAGAGAATGAC AGATGGAGAGTTCTACGTGATATTGGGCATGGTGAGTCTCATAGGGGAGAGCACCACAAAGCTTATTATACCAGTGAAAACCATCAGGGTGCACCCAATGTACAGAGGAGACGGGACCAGCGGAGACCTGGCCTTACTGGAACTAGCCAGTCCTGTGACCTATAATTACAACATCCAGCCCATCTGCCTGCCCTCCCCCGAACAGACGTTCCCAGATGGAATGATGTGCTGGGTGACCGGATGGGGGGACACAGCAGAAGGTG TCCCATTGGCGTTCCCATACGTCCTGCAGGAGGTAGAACTTCCTCTCATCAACGCATCTGCCTGTGACGCTATGTTCAAAGCCGTCTACAACATCACTAATGCCACTGCCATTGTCCAAGATGACATGATCTGTGCCGGCTACAGGGAGGGCCAGAAAGATGGCTGCCAG GGGGATTCGGGGGGTCCCTTGGCGTGTCAGCTTGGTTCTTCCTGGTTCCTTGTTGGAGTAGTAAGCTGGGGAGATGGTTGTGCCCGGCCAGGAGAACCAGGAGTCTACACCAAAGTCTCCAGCTTTTCCTCCTGGATAAGGGAAATCACGGATCTTGATGCGACTTCTGGTAAAAGATTGAATGTGACGACCATCAATGTGGAGACGTTCAGCACCAAGAAGCCAACAGCGGTGGCACAGAGGACGTCCTCAGCCAAATACCTCTATGATGCCTCCAGCCAGGCCGGGCAGAGGCCTCACATGATGGTCACACATCTGCTGCTCCTCAGGATACTGGACATTGTGTAG
- the LOC140076281 gene encoding serine protease 33-like isoform X1 — protein MALTGWDFGHPVQYTPPVEWVVSVGLSLMRGLTEPDKEVTVSPQTRKNHRNHRRVPGECGKPQLSSRIMGGENAQAGQWPWQASLRINGRHFCGGSLISAKWVVSAAHCITWEVTTSTLTVHLGCYKISVPNSQEISVTVKQIIKNPSYTAIGSVGDISLIELADNVTFTPYILPVCLPTANVVFPMGLMCWVTGWGNTKYGVSLTSPQTLQEAQVPLISRETCDGLYHLQSDIVNTTAIILRDMICAGYKAGGTDSCQGDSGGPLVCSEKGQWFVAGLVSWGDGCGKVNRPGIYTQVISYTDWIRANAQDSEENILNVTFTGAVNRLAYLSRGATSRAVSFPYVMIGLSIVALLIT, from the exons ATGGCGCTAACAGGATGGGACTTCGGGCATCCTGTACAGTACACACCTCCAGTGGAATGGGTTGTGTCTGTTGGATTATCTCTTATGAGGGGGCTCACGGAACCTGACAAAGAGGTCACCGTATCCCCACAGACCCGGAAAAACCATCGTAACCATAGGAGAGTTCCGGGTG AATGTGGAAAACCTCAGCTATCTAGCCGTATAATGGGAGGGGAGAATGCGCAGGCCGGTCAGTGGCCATGGCAAGCGAGCTTACGGATAAATGGCCGTCACTTCTGTGGAGGATCCCTAATAAGTGCCAAGTGGGTGGTGTCTGCGGCTCATTGTATAACATG GGAAGTGACGACCTCCACACTCACCGTCCATCTTGGTTGCTATAAAATCTCGGTGCCAAATTCTCAAGAAATCTCTGTCACTGTGAAGCAGATCATCAAGAATCCGAGCTACACGGCTATAGGATCGGTGGGTGACATCAGTCTCATCGAGCTGGCTGATAATGTCACCTTCACTCCTTACATCCTGCCCGTCTGCCTCCCTACAGCCAACGTGGTCTTCCCCATGGGCCTCATGTGCTGGGTCACTGGATGGGGAAACACTAAGTATGGTG TGAGTCTTACAAGCCCCCAGACTCTGCAGGAAGCACAGGTCCCGCTGATCAGTCGTGAGACCTGCGATGGACTTTATCACCTCCAGTCTGACATCGTTAACACCACTGCGATTATCCTGAGGGACATGATATGCGCCGGCTATAAGGCAGGAGGGACGGACTCTTGTCAG GGTGACTCCGGCGGCCCCTTGGTGTGCTCTGAGAAAGGACAATGGTTCGTGGCTGGTTTGGTGAGTTGGGGCGATGGATGTGGCAAAGTGAACCGTCCAGGAATCTACACACAAGTCATTTCCTACACAGACTGGATTAGGGCAAACGCTCAAGACTCGGAAGAGAATATTCTGAATGTCACGTTCACCGGTGCGGTCAATAGACTGGCCTACCTCTCCCGCGGAGCCACCAGCAGAGCCGTGAGCTTCCCCTACGTGATGATAGGCTTGTCTATCGTAGCGCTACTTATCACCTAG
- the LOC140076281 gene encoding serine protease 33-like isoform X2 codes for MSSTGGILLLIGIIGVHLTTQECGKPQLSSRIMGGENAQAGQWPWQASLRINGRHFCGGSLISAKWVVSAAHCITWEVTTSTLTVHLGCYKISVPNSQEISVTVKQIIKNPSYTAIGSVGDISLIELADNVTFTPYILPVCLPTANVVFPMGLMCWVTGWGNTKYGVSLTSPQTLQEAQVPLISRETCDGLYHLQSDIVNTTAIILRDMICAGYKAGGTDSCQGDSGGPLVCSEKGQWFVAGLVSWGDGCGKVNRPGIYTQVISYTDWIRANAQDSEENILNVTFTGAVNRLAYLSRGATSRAVSFPYVMIGLSIVALLIT; via the exons ATGTCCTCAACCGGGGGGATCCTCCTCCTGATAG GTATTATTGGGGTTCATCTGACTACACAAG AATGTGGAAAACCTCAGCTATCTAGCCGTATAATGGGAGGGGAGAATGCGCAGGCCGGTCAGTGGCCATGGCAAGCGAGCTTACGGATAAATGGCCGTCACTTCTGTGGAGGATCCCTAATAAGTGCCAAGTGGGTGGTGTCTGCGGCTCATTGTATAACATG GGAAGTGACGACCTCCACACTCACCGTCCATCTTGGTTGCTATAAAATCTCGGTGCCAAATTCTCAAGAAATCTCTGTCACTGTGAAGCAGATCATCAAGAATCCGAGCTACACGGCTATAGGATCGGTGGGTGACATCAGTCTCATCGAGCTGGCTGATAATGTCACCTTCACTCCTTACATCCTGCCCGTCTGCCTCCCTACAGCCAACGTGGTCTTCCCCATGGGCCTCATGTGCTGGGTCACTGGATGGGGAAACACTAAGTATGGTG TGAGTCTTACAAGCCCCCAGACTCTGCAGGAAGCACAGGTCCCGCTGATCAGTCGTGAGACCTGCGATGGACTTTATCACCTCCAGTCTGACATCGTTAACACCACTGCGATTATCCTGAGGGACATGATATGCGCCGGCTATAAGGCAGGAGGGACGGACTCTTGTCAG GGTGACTCCGGCGGCCCCTTGGTGTGCTCTGAGAAAGGACAATGGTTCGTGGCTGGTTTGGTGAGTTGGGGCGATGGATGTGGCAAAGTGAACCGTCCAGGAATCTACACACAAGTCATTTCCTACACAGACTGGATTAGGGCAAACGCTCAAGACTCGGAAGAGAATATTCTGAATGTCACGTTCACCGGTGCGGTCAATAGACTGGCCTACCTCTCCCGCGGAGCCACCAGCAGAGCCGTGAGCTTCCCCTACGTGATGATAGGCTTGTCTATCGTAGCGCTACTTATCACCTAG
- the LOC140076281 gene encoding prostasin-like isoform X3, whose protein sequence is MGGENAQAGQWPWQASLRINGRHFCGGSLISAKWVVSAAHCITWEVTTSTLTVHLGCYKISVPNSQEISVTVKQIIKNPSYTAIGSVGDISLIELADNVTFTPYILPVCLPTANVVFPMGLMCWVTGWGNTKYGVSLTSPQTLQEAQVPLISRETCDGLYHLQSDIVNTTAIILRDMICAGYKAGGTDSCQGDSGGPLVCSEKGQWFVAGLVSWGDGCGKVNRPGIYTQVISYTDWIRANAQDSEENILNVTFTGAVNRLAYLSRGATSRAVSFPYVMIGLSIVALLIT, encoded by the exons ATGGGAGGGGAGAATGCGCAGGCCGGTCAGTGGCCATGGCAAGCGAGCTTACGGATAAATGGCCGTCACTTCTGTGGAGGATCCCTAATAAGTGCCAAGTGGGTGGTGTCTGCGGCTCATTGTATAACATG GGAAGTGACGACCTCCACACTCACCGTCCATCTTGGTTGCTATAAAATCTCGGTGCCAAATTCTCAAGAAATCTCTGTCACTGTGAAGCAGATCATCAAGAATCCGAGCTACACGGCTATAGGATCGGTGGGTGACATCAGTCTCATCGAGCTGGCTGATAATGTCACCTTCACTCCTTACATCCTGCCCGTCTGCCTCCCTACAGCCAACGTGGTCTTCCCCATGGGCCTCATGTGCTGGGTCACTGGATGGGGAAACACTAAGTATGGTG TGAGTCTTACAAGCCCCCAGACTCTGCAGGAAGCACAGGTCCCGCTGATCAGTCGTGAGACCTGCGATGGACTTTATCACCTCCAGTCTGACATCGTTAACACCACTGCGATTATCCTGAGGGACATGATATGCGCCGGCTATAAGGCAGGAGGGACGGACTCTTGTCAG GGTGACTCCGGCGGCCCCTTGGTGTGCTCTGAGAAAGGACAATGGTTCGTGGCTGGTTTGGTGAGTTGGGGCGATGGATGTGGCAAAGTGAACCGTCCAGGAATCTACACACAAGTCATTTCCTACACAGACTGGATTAGGGCAAACGCTCAAGACTCGGAAGAGAATATTCTGAATGTCACGTTCACCGGTGCGGTCAATAGACTGGCCTACCTCTCCCGCGGAGCCACCAGCAGAGCCGTGAGCTTCCCCTACGTGATGATAGGCTTGTCTATCGTAGCGCTACTTATCACCTAG
- the LOC140076281 gene encoding prostasin-like isoform X4 encodes MTPAVVTERSSAAKHVLNRGDPPPDRYYWGSSDYTREVTTSTLTVHLGCYKISVPNSQEISVTVKQIIKNPSYTAIGSVGDISLIELADNVTFTPYILPVCLPTANVVFPMGLMCWVTGWGNTKYGVSLTSPQTLQEAQVPLISRETCDGLYHLQSDIVNTTAIILRDMICAGYKAGGTDSCQGDSGGPLVCSEKGQWFVAGLVSWGDGCGKVNRPGIYTQVISYTDWIRANAQDSEENILNVTFTGAVNRLAYLSRGATSRAVSFPYVMIGLSIVALLIT; translated from the exons ATGACACCTGCAGTGGTCACCGAGAGAAGCTCAGCAGCAAAACATGTCCTCAACCGGGGGGATCCTCCTCCTGATAG GTATTATTGGGGTTCATCTGACTACACAAG GGAAGTGACGACCTCCACACTCACCGTCCATCTTGGTTGCTATAAAATCTCGGTGCCAAATTCTCAAGAAATCTCTGTCACTGTGAAGCAGATCATCAAGAATCCGAGCTACACGGCTATAGGATCGGTGGGTGACATCAGTCTCATCGAGCTGGCTGATAATGTCACCTTCACTCCTTACATCCTGCCCGTCTGCCTCCCTACAGCCAACGTGGTCTTCCCCATGGGCCTCATGTGCTGGGTCACTGGATGGGGAAACACTAAGTATGGTG TGAGTCTTACAAGCCCCCAGACTCTGCAGGAAGCACAGGTCCCGCTGATCAGTCGTGAGACCTGCGATGGACTTTATCACCTCCAGTCTGACATCGTTAACACCACTGCGATTATCCTGAGGGACATGATATGCGCCGGCTATAAGGCAGGAGGGACGGACTCTTGTCAG GGTGACTCCGGCGGCCCCTTGGTGTGCTCTGAGAAAGGACAATGGTTCGTGGCTGGTTTGGTGAGTTGGGGCGATGGATGTGGCAAAGTGAACCGTCCAGGAATCTACACACAAGTCATTTCCTACACAGACTGGATTAGGGCAAACGCTCAAGACTCGGAAGAGAATATTCTGAATGTCACGTTCACCGGTGCGGTCAATAGACTGGCCTACCTCTCCCGCGGAGCCACCAGCAGAGCCGTGAGCTTCCCCTACGTGATGATAGGCTTGTCTATCGTAGCGCTACTTATCACCTAG